A stretch of DNA from Sander lucioperca isolate FBNREF2018 chromosome 8, SLUC_FBN_1.2, whole genome shotgun sequence:
CTGGTGCATGTGTTTTTATCTGCCGACTTCACCACCTGGGAGCAAAGTGCTGATAGTATTTCTGATGCAAAGGTTTCtggaaaacaagaaaaagagAGCCTTACCCTCTGCTGCAATTGCATTACCATAGAATTcacatgtgaaaaaataatgacgtataataaaatatgtaaatttaTGTACCAGGCACTCCAGAGACAACGCGAGAATGGTACAAACAAAACCCTAAAGCTTGCAGGGCAGCTTGGCTCAGCTCTGCATTCGGACTGGTGATGTGAACCTGGAAATAACAGGAGGTAAGAACAGAATTAGGCATCACAGATATCAAGAACTTTAATATGGGAGATTTCGAGGTTCTCCAACTTTTTATGTGCAAGACTCACCAAGATGGCTTTACCCAAACGAGAAAAGTGCTTTTCAACTGCAGGGAGAAACTGCTGGCCTTCCTCTCCACTGAGCCGACTGGAAAGGAAaaactattattattttctaaCAAACAAATTCCAGTTGTAACTGAGGCAACACTCTGACGCAACACATGCTCCGACATATCCAGAGGACGGTCAAAGACGAGCACAGGGATCGTACTTGGCAATGGTGAGGTAGGCGTCCGTCTGCTCAGACTGTCCAGCAGTGCTGTCCTCCAGAGACTCCAGCAAGGGGAGAAGGCTGGAACTGCTCGGAGGCTCCGCCGACGCCATCATTATTACTCCCCTCCTCGAGGCCTTTACAAAActgagagaaacacacagagagcgagtGAGAGTTAGTAGTCTTTGGGCACAAGTGGGTCAagatttataaaaataaaaactatggtatcagaatcagatttattgcCCAAAGTAAGAATTTGCCTAGGTGCgtttggtgcatacaataaacGGGAACAAACAATAGAGCAAAGTACTGCAACAGTCAAGAACAAATATAGATTAGAAATAttacaataaatataaaaaaagacgaGCTATGAAAGACCAAGCATGTACGATAAAACTGCTTTTGAAAGGAAAAGAAGGCTGTACGGTTTTGTGCAGGGTGTGCAAAAATATGAATCTGGATCAGATGGTGTATTCCTAATGTAAGAAGAACTGATATATTTGTAAATCATTAAGTGTGTGACCTAGATTTGGTGACATTAATAGTCAGTGGTTTGCATGAGCTTTTTATACACACCATGGCCACACAGAGCTGCCATAATGAAAAGGAATacacaggcaggcagacggATGCACGTAACTTACCTCAGTGAGATTTAAGTAGAGCTGCGTTCACCCTCCACTGTATCCAGATCTGTAAACATGagataaatgaagaaaaaaaaagggttacgCCTGAACAAATGTGTTGACACGTTTTGAGGATGCTACCAGAGGCCAGCAGTTAAAATAGCAACTTCCTCTCGGACACCCAGAGGAACCAAAACAAGTCTGTCAAGCGTGTCCTGCTGTAAACACTACTGAACACACATCTTACATTTTTAGAAATGGAACTACTCCGGGACCAAGTCGTTGACTGCGTCTTGTAAGACAGCACTAGCAAGCAGCctgctaatgttaactagctttAACAAGTTAGctacctagctagctaacaggcTCAATGTTCGAGCCTGTAGCTAGCAAAGTTTCATGCGGGGGAAAGTGGACTAACAGCGGGGTGACACCGCCTCACCTCCCGGCTCACTTGTCCTTCTTTGTTTTGACTTACTGACAAGCAAATAGACAAAGCAAACGAACAAatatttacacttttttttttaaacacaacacacatacacactcgcAGCTCACCTCGGGAGTTGAGGACGAAACGCAAGAAGCAGAAACGACACAGACACACCATCAAAAACCAGTGAGGCCACCGGTCCAGTTCACTTCGTGGTGTTTGTAACTATGTTCTccactttttattttgttcaatATTTTTGGCTTCCTTCTTCTCTTGTGTGCTCTTCTTGCCCCGCGAAATTGCTGGCGCCAAACCACCACGCCGACGTACAAAATTACCTTTGACCCCGCATACGTCACATCCGGATCCGCCCCTTTTTATACATAGACATAATATATGTCTGTTTTTATAAGTAAAACAGCAAGCTGCAATACTAAGTCCTTTACAGAATACATAAAACAAGATAtcaaacataaaacatacattAATAGTAATAgaaatactctattacaagtaaaatgCAAGTATTCAAAATTGTACataagtactcattatgcagaatggctcaTTTCAGTATAATATATTAgcctatattattatattataattattgatgtaTTATTGTGTCCATCACTTATTGTTgtagctggtaaaggtggagtttattttaaatactttatatactgctgggtagtttTTGGGTGAATTTCCTTCcaaggatcaataaagtatcacaATCTATAATATTGCATAACAgtttatttgttgattatattttgtattattaatctgcaAAGTACCTAGTAACTccagctgtcagacaaatgcaATGGAGTGAAAACTATTTGTCTGGAAGTGAAGTATGAAGTATCAGAAAATGACAATACTTAAGCAGGTACTGTACCTAAAaattgtacagtacttgagtaaatgtaaatCTCCACCATTGAGTGCAGATACAGTGAAGTATGTGATGTGATTTAATAGCCACAAAATGATGAAGGGCCAAAGGCAGCAGCAGGTGGTTGACACTGAATAAGGTAAGATTTGAATTCTTTTCCATCTATTTGGTGATTGTGACTAAAAGTagataattattattttgttgattCATCTGATAATCATTTGGTCTACTAGTACAGTGcacgttgaaaatgtgcctgtgcAGTAACGGGGCCGATTGCtcggcctgtggtattgctgcttgtaaaATTTTCcagaaccaaattgtaccccaaaataacttacagaaggaccccaaagctCTTAACATGCTGTATAGCCTACTGTCTTACAGTgtactaaatgcttgctcttgggggaattactggaattgttgggtctttgtaaattgtagtgtggtctagacctactctatctgtagagggtcttgagataactcatgttatgatttgatactataaaaacaattgaattgaattacttctacatcagaggaagacattgacAGTGTAGCCTACTAttatatttacctgacagagaacgttgcagattcagaatttaatcacaaaatatcacaatgaaaatgtggagtaaccagacattagcgtcatggactcatggcagtgcgctatacccacctggcccgttatgagagctaatcagcacatatctgcattaatcaaccaccagaaccggaccgagtagtgtgtgtgtgtgtgtgtgtgtgtgtgtgtgtgtgtgtgtgtgtgtgtgtgtgtgtgtgtggatggcaatgcaaataaacatttttagtgttgtcttttttgtcAACGATATTGCATGTTGATATCGCCACAGTCAGCGTGTAATGACGCCAGTGTTGTGTTCTCTCGTGTTAGTCACTGGGTACACAGgaaaccaagtgtgaagtagatttGATGAAGGGGAtcatgagatatttcaaaggcagaccacccacacacacagacacagacacacacacacacacacacacacacacacacacacacatacagaggccTCCCGCTTTATTAGattgtcagaaaattgtgatgAGAGGTTCTTAAATCTTGTTTAGTCTGAGCAACAGTCTAAAATCTAAAGTTATTTAGTTTACAGTGATATAAAACtaaagaaaaagaagcaaatCCTCACAGTTGAGAAACTGCATTAGTTAATATAAATCAATAACATTTCTGTCAATTAGTTTATTAATCCTTGTTATTCACTCATGGAAAGTACTTGATGTGCGTCCGTATGGGTTATGAGAAAAATTATATTCTCATCTCTTTATCACTACAAGGTTTTGCTTATAAGTGTAATAAGCAAATGAACACAACAATATTATAGTAAATAATGGAGACATTTTCCTCTTTAATTGGACCTAAAGAATCAACTTAATGTAATGTCACAAATCTGCAAGATAAAAGAATTAGAAAAGGGGTAAATTGGATTTAAATCGTAAATGTCTGTAAATTTAATGGAAAAAGTACACAGTGTTTGTTACAGTGCAGGCTTATGAATAGGTTGTACATAGAGGTGAGCATTAGGGGTCTAAATCTTCAATGGTCTCGCGATTCAATTCGATTacaattatcctgtcaacgattcgatACGATTTGATATCCCGATGCATCATGACGTGCCACCTCCTCAAATTTATTTTACAtggctacacatggttttcatcaacaaattcatgcagtcagatatatatgaactcccATCTTTATtgcatctgctcttaaaaaaaagacacttcctgaatgtagcagaGTCGGAACACAgaagacaaaaggcaaaaaaacgtaaaagcagcgaccggaaaatcaacaagcaacatcagtaggcaattAGTCGATTagggtctgtcactgcatcgatgcagaaatGCCACGTCTGCATtgcgatgcatcgatgcaatgagaaatttcaacacccctagtgTGCATACAAAGAACAGGTTCTTGTTTCCATCCCGAAGATGATAGAAGGTATGGCTGTCTATCTATTTGTTTCTATGGACCAGGCTTTGATTCTGGCCAGCACGTTAAAGCCATAGTGCgttgtttctgtctcccccatgaggaattctaagtaatgacaacaaaactttcggcgcgtccacatgatacaagccttccgtgatcaaacaccaccccccaccccttctccacgcagttgctagtagccaaggaggacacggaggattaaaaaaacatgatggactcttcagaagaggtcattatcttcactcgagtttctgcgtgggaaagtcgccggacgacacaatcttctgagaGTTGTGTGAAGCTGATGGTCTTAAGCGTGAATTGTACTGGCCGTTCCCAATCTGGtgcgcgccatcgtgacgtcaagaTGACGTAAGTCTTGCCGGCGTGCCCGGATTTGTAGCGCGCAAACCGAGGTCGcgcacaactttttttttttcagcggcgcgcgacaaagcaAACAGGAGGCATGAACGAGCTCCTGGgaaaccggatgccaggactctcagagtgacggcaagtctctcttgtaaacttactgggttaagatgagttcttttatggtgaatgaaaggcttgatctcaccaagtaggtcatccaatcaaatcgaagcattgacttcaatgctgctgccagttctgccgtagtttacctttttcttcttcttctagtccatagaaagagcaacgtctgtaGCATTTCCTCATTAgtgccacctctgttcaggagaagactgcaactagtgtcgcgaccaccagcgcgggtataaatagtcacggcgatcccatgagGCCACATTTGCGCTtgccagctgggctgcggttactgtaaaacacgctttaattagctttgtagcaactcactTGGCAATGAcctgaatgtaacggacgtttattattatcaaaaagttacgcactaaagcttcaATTGTTTGGTTCACCTTTGATTCTACCATATGAGGAACATTGTTAAACTCAGGCCCACGGTGTCCCCAGCTGAGTTGGAAATGATTATTTGAGTTTatgagatttgtttttttataaatcaagcCCCAGGCCAGGTGTACACAAAGTCAGGATTGTTTATTTTATCAAGAAAGTACGAACTGAAACAGTCTGAAACTGCAACACAGTTTAAGTAACAgagttatttatttaatcagctatgaaaaaaaaagtattaattacagtacataatgtaacaataacatcatgaaaacagcaacaggATTACATCAGTGTATTAAACCATCGGTCGGTGAAAATAATCGGTGTGATTCTGTGAAAACAAAGACACATTAAAGGCAAGATATTGTAGCTGGAAGCCTCCGGCTGTGACTGAAGCATCAGAGAGGAACTTCAGCGTCATCACGTTTCCTGTGGAACAAAAGCATCAAAGATGACTGATCGAGAGACCCATCAGTGTTTAATAGTGCCGTGTGCGAAATTAGGAGGACATCTCACCTGTACTGATGATGTCGTCAGGTAAATAATCGCCACAGAATCTGGAAACAGACagattaaaggtcctatgacatgctgctttttggatgcttttatataggcgtcagtggtcccctaatactgtatctgaagtctcttttatatagaccttagtggtcccctaatactgtatctgaagtctcttttatatagaccttagtggtcccctaatactgtatctgaagtctcttttatatagaccttagtggtcccctaatactgtatctgaagtctcttttatatagatcttagtggtctcctaatactgtatctgaagtctcttttatataggccttagtggtcctctaatactgtatctgaagtctcttttatatagaccttagtggtcctctaatactgtatctgaagtatcttttatatagaccttagtggtctcctaatactgtatctgaagtatcttttatatagaccttagtggtctcctaatactgtatctgaagtctcttttatatagaccttagtggtcccctaatactgtatctgaagtctcttttatatagaccttagtggtcctctaatactgtatctgaagtctcttttatatagatcttagtggtctcctaatactgtatctgaagtctcttttatatagaccttagtggtcctctaatactgtatctgaagtctctttcctgaaattcagccttggtgcagaattacagccagtagagccagtcccacaatgagctttacttaggacgtgccatttctgtgtctgtagctttaaatgctattgaggaggagagagggggggcaaggtggagggtggtgGTGTGGCCTTGACGAGCTTGAGGCCACGGTTGTAGCTGTATttcctcatgggcgggccaaattctctgggcagctgtgggcggcaggcaaagcagagaaaggggagataacctttccccttatgacaacataaagggaagattctcCTTTTAGAGTACAACACTGTAGGATTCAATTAGGCCATGTTATTTTACTTTAAGTATAACAATTTAACTTAAGTCACATGAAGCTGAAGTGCAACTTCAAATTTCAGATGTTGAGTCTTTATTCTGGTGTAACAAGAACATTCTGGACTGCAAatggaaaatgtaacaaatagcAAGCAACACAGATGTCAAAAAAACTGACATGTTCACATTCTTgaacttaaaggagaaatccggcgcaaaatgaactgaggggttaataacacatgggtacagagtcgaccattctctgggatatgttttcatgctaatcgaatgtgaccagttttagcgcaaaccgccaattagcttataacgctagtcctcggggcagagggtaaagtcgaccagtcgaacgacgaatgccgtgcttgagctgtttctggttactggttgcacggcgttcgtcgttcgactgttcgtgactgttttcccaagatggcaccTGCCTGTATatgtgaacggtactgtctttctaaactatctttttaataaactgtctgtacacttacaaagttctcaatgcttcggtttacatgtagggaccctcattatgctaccgtggaagtgtggtgctattttgagccttgttagtggtgtagaaatagcgatttctttttactttaccctctgccccgaggactagcgttataagctaattagcggtttgggctaaaactggtcacattcgattagcatgaaaacatatcccagagaacggtcgactcggtaatcacgtgttattaacccctaggtttattTTGGgtcggatttctcctttaatacTTGTCTTAAAGCCTCCAGAGTACAAAGTGctcgctgacattgtgtctgtggccaaaatgaaaatgattgatacctgatgattgaggtatacAACGCAGCCAGGTGTATACCAGGCAACCAATGTCAATGCCTGTTCCAGATGGATTATGAATTaaactaatacctgttttctgaacagcgcgcttcatcaatggttttgttttgagggaggaagttactttagaaaaaaagcataaagtgctggactcggtcgaggCCAACTAGAACATTTGGCGAGACCAATGGCCGAGTCCAAGAAAAGTCCAAATCCAAATACCAACAAGTCcgagacaacagaaaaatgtctcaagTCCGGAttcaagtactacagccctggtgTAACAATCCATTGGTCTGCATCGATGCTTTGATCAATGATCAACAATATCATCGATGTAAAGTGAGAATATTGATACATATCATCTTTAAGAtgtgcctttattttgaaattcctactttatatttatttattaattaaaaataacagtttgtttttcattgaaaTTGAATCGAAATTGTATCGTGacagactttgtgatatcagcAAATATCCTATCATTGTCCAAAGAATccaaagaaaaatattttatcgTGATAAAACTTATCTTAACCTAAACTTAAAACCCTAATCAATTATATATTTCCCTTCATCATACTGGCCACAAGAAGACCCTGTTTCAGTTCTATAAAGTTTTGGTCGCTACTACAACTGTGGGTACTTCCTACTTTCCCCCTCAAAGATCCTCACCTCCCAGCGAAGCCGGAGACGTCATCGTAGCTGTCGTACACCTCCAGGTAATCTGCCAGACACGCTGTGTCATCCTCCACATCCAACTCCAGGAAGTGGAGGCGAATCCTCTGGCCCAAGCGCACACGGATGTGCCAGTAGCAGATCTGTTCGTCCTGATACTCCTCAGGGAAGCCAGGAGACTGAATGATCTTCTGCTGATCCGTCAGCACCCCTCCACACTCCTTAGCTGGAAGACACACAAATGACATCCAATGATATAATATGATAAATGTCTTATATCAGCATGTGAAATATGATATTTACTGCTTTAAGCCACTGCTACTGCGTCTTCTGCCGAACGAAGCTGACTGGACAGCGAGAACATAACCACGACGAAACTTCCAAGATTACCAACTGTTGGGTTCAAAGGAACTCAAAACTGAAGTATTGAATGAGCTagaagcagtggtggaatgtaactacgtAAGTACATTTCTCCAGtactacttaagtacaaatgttgaggtacttgtactttacttgagtcttttcttttcatgccactttctacttctattccactacatttcagagagaaatatttgtactttttactccactacattaatctgatagctttagttactacttACTTTACaagttaagatttttgcacacaaaacacatgtagttaatTAATTATATTGATGCTGGTTTAATatgaattaaactacccaacaaaataaagtccagctgaaatgattagccaattaaacacttagtttattgacagaactgtttggatcgtttccagtttctaaaatgtgaggattcttctgcattgagtacttttacttttaatactagatagatagatactttattcatcccaaggAAAATtgtaggcatccagtagcttagacaaccataacacaacaaaaacatacacacatatatctcacatacataaaaatcactcacagaaatttaaagagttaaaggTGCTAAGGTAGACTGTGTGCAAAGGTGGTAGTGCAAAGTacatttaagtacattttcctgatgatacttacaaaCGTTTACTTAGgtgacattttcaatgcaggccttttacttgtaacagagtatttttttacagtgtggtattactacttttacttaagtaaaggatatgaatacttcttccaccactggtcagAAATAAAACACTAAAAGGAACTTCCCACACTCAAAGACATGTTTTGTCATCAGTGTATCGCAGCTGAAACAACGGGGAAGTTTGTATGTTGCCAACAGGCCCATAGCTGGTACAGATCAATGAGTAAGAGAAACCTTTAAGAGAGAGAAGTTGGATAATATTAAACTTTTGGATCCCAGATTACTTGAATAATGGTGCACGAAGGCATTACATCTAAAATGAATGAGTGAAACTGAGTCTATAAGTACACGCAAACCAGCGACACATTTTATATCACAGCAGTAACCATAGTAAGCTGAGGACGTGGATACACTCGGCGTCTGAGTTCTCAGGCGAAAGGAGCATTTCAAAGCTCCCCAAAGTGTTCCTTTAATCGGCTGGTGGGGTTGTGCGTCTGTTTATGTGAAGCATTTTGGtttgggatggggggggggggggggctgtctcTTGCGTGTGAGCTCTGAATGAATTCAGAATAGGAAAAAGAAAAGCTTTTGTTCAATGAAGGAAATGAAACACACATGTGGAGACTGGTCACAATGGCATCAAAAGCTTTTCCACTAGACGTCCTGCAAGAAGAAGACCTTAAATGCTGTTTATCtttgtttgttatttaaaagAGGTAAACTTATAAGTCCATCACTGGGGCTCAATCCAGCCAAAATGTTTGGTCTAGACAGCTGACTGAACTGGTAACATGAGGAAACTGTCAACTTCACAGAGCAGAGGGTTATGTAATGATTAAATTCATGTGATCATGCCTCCAAAATGACTGTCTTTCTACTCTAACAATGAACCTCATAACCACAAAGTATGAAATGTAATTTGTGTGGAAATTGTGTTTTATTACATGCTCATTTTTTATCATTGTCTCATCAGCAGTTTGACCTGGCTTGAGGGGAACAAAACATTTTCTAAATACAGCCTGGGTCAATATTATCGACGAATATTACGGTACATacagcagtccctccaggatttctcagcctttttttgagattgttgcggcccaaaatgcctgattttacgggagcttttgtaaaaactgcgataaaagttgcgatgtcttttgtatgtttgttgcaatgaagttgcgggagacagtgaaagttgcaaaaaaagttgcgatttttttgttgtatagttctttaaaaataaaaaggaaacttgtttcggggagaataaaactactctgggccgagatttcctagtaacgttaccaaaaaggctcaggatgctgcaaatgttggtataatatgaaaatggctggtggatttaagacaaaaaattataatttattgaatgactcaaatttgaacatatgtgtcagtggcttgttgatctttacattgttagttaatttcctatcctgacCTAGggcacacattcatacggtttgataaagtaacgttacttattggactttaacttatcattgcacttacaataacgagagtagctgtcctcagtttaggtcattgtgtcgtctcatctgcggtttttcctgcatctaccgtgtgtgtttgtgtgtgtgcgcgtcagtagcgggggaactgtatgagcagcagccccgcccccgcccgctgcagacagccgacaggattgaaaccaGGCGCGGGGGGACCTATTTTTGACCAGGGGTgctgaataacaaaataatgtaagtaagtaaactttatttatatagcacctttcacagacaaaaggggtcacaaagtgctttacagtaaaaacaaatacaaaacaacaacacatcaaatacaatacaaaaccaTATGGCTAATTAAATGCTTGTCTAAAAAGATGTGTCTTTAGGTGTTTTCTGAAAGTTTCCACAGAATCCAAGGCTCTCAAGGCTAAAGGAAGAGAGTTCCAGAGCCTTGGAGCCACCACAGAAAAGGTACAATCACCTCGTTTTAAAACGAGTTCTGGGAACAgttaatgttgtgtgtgtgtgtgtgtgtgtgtgtgtgtgtgtgtgtgtgtgtgtgtgttaactatCACTCAGCTACTCCACATCTTATCCACACTGCTGTCTGTTCTTAGGGTTTATTCCTGGTCCGATCATGATAACTCACAGGCTGCGACTGAGATTGTGGCGTGTAGTGTCAAGACAGGAAACAAAGTCCTGTCTCCCACCGTGTTCCCGATGAAGTTCTCTACATCATCCCTTACGTTTGACTTAGAACATCCTGAGTCAGCCTGTGGGTGACTATTcttaacccccccccacacccccacTTGGACTCTGACAGTTAACCACAGCCACATTACTCTTTAACCCACACAGTTTAAGTAAGTCAAAGTCCTGTATTTAAAATTTGACTAAACAAAGTAAACATTCAGCCATATTAGCATTAAAACAGGCTGCATAAATCgtttttatattaaaataaaaattgaacGACTCAGTATAATGTGAAAGCGGTCGCTCATGAACCCAGAGAGAATAAGAACTCAACTACACATCTTAAGACATCTTTTTGTGCTCTTTAAGCtcattatttagatttttttggccTGCATATTCATTAGTCTCATCAACCTCATTTTCCGAGAAAAGGTTTCAAAGAACGTACTGACTGTTagatgtgaaaaaaaggcaGTAGTTTTGTATAAAACATGTACTTACAGTTTGGGTTGTAGCAGTACACATCCCATCTCTCACTTTTGTTCAGCCTGCGTCCGTAGTCGACGATGCCGACCTTCCCAAAGCCACAGTTGGCGCCAGCTTTGACGATGGGGTAGCCAACATGTCCGTTGTCGAACCATCCAGCAGCACACACATGGAAACCTGAACAAGAGCAGCAATATATATCGCTTTATTCAACCActtagcagtggtggaatgtcaCTAGCAAGTACATTttacaagtacagtacttaagtataaatttaaggtacttgtactttacttgagtctcttcttttcatgccactttctacttctactctgctacatttcagagagaaatattgggtaacactttactt
This window harbors:
- the tnfaip6 gene encoding tumor necrosis factor-inducible gene 6 protein, with the translated sequence MRFFALLWTLGFLLKEARAWGYKNGIFHNSIWLEQAAGVYHRESRKGRYQLTYKEAKAVCKYEGGKLATYEQLEAARQIGFHVCAAGWFDNGHVGYPIVKAGANCGFGKVGIVDYGRRLNKSERWDVYCYNPNSKECGGVLTDQQKIIQSPGFPEEYQDEQICYWHIRVRLGQRIRLHFLELDVEDDTACLADYLEVYDSYDDVSGFAGRFCGDYLPDDIISTGNVMTLKFLSDASVTAGGFQLQYLAFNVSLFSQNHTDYFHRPMV